CTCGACGACCTGCTCACCACTCCCACGTCGGTGCCCACCTCGCAGCAACCGACGCGGCTCCCGCGCCTGCGAGGCGAGGTCTGCTTCGACCAGGTGCGCTTCCGGTACGCGCCGGCCGCTCCGTGGGCGCTCGACGGGATCGACGTGGTGCTGCATGCCGGCCAGTCAGTGGCGCTCGTCGGCGAGACCGGATCCGGCAAGTCCACGCTGGTGAAGCTCGTCGCCCGCTTCCACGACCCAACCGAAGGAGCCGTGCTGGTCGACGGCATCGACTTGCGCACCGTCGACCCGTCCGCGTACCGCCAGCAGCTCGGCTATGTGCCGCAGGAGCCGTTCCTGTTCGCCGGCACCGTCGCCGCGAACCTCGCGTACGGCCGGCCCGGCGCCAGCCGCGCCGAGCTCGAAGCGGCGGCGAGAGCGGTCGGCCTGCACGAGCGGATCATGCGGCTGCCCGGTGGCTACGACCACGAACTGATCGAACGGGGACGGTCGTTGTCCACCGGCGAACGACAGTTGCTCTGCCTCGCCCGCGCATTGGTCGTCGACCCGGCGGTGCTGATCCTCGACGAAGCCACGTCCAACCTCGACTTGGCATCCGAAGCTCGCATCAACGAGGCCATGGACACCGTGTGCGGGAAGCGCACCTCGGTCACCATCGCCCACCGACTGCCGACGGCCCGCCGGGCACAGCGCATCTTGGTGCTCGACGGCGGTCGCATCGTCGAAGACGGTGACCACGACAGCCTGCTCGCCCGCGGGGGTCGCTACGCCGACATGTGGCAGGCGTTCGCCGATCCCGACCAACCCGACGTCCCCGACGCGCCCTCGATCTCGGCCGCGAGCTGACGCGAAGCAGCGCAGATGAGCGCACCGCGACAGACGTGGGACGACTTCGAGCGCGCCCACGTGCGCATCACGCTGGCCACCGGCCCCGTCGGGTTCCGACCGGCCACCCGACGCTCGGGCGAGTTCCCCGCGGAGCTCGCCGAGGGCCCTGTCCACGTCATCACGGCGTGGAACCCGGGCGGCGAGAAGCGCGACGCGGCGCGCAACGATGCGTCGCAGCGTGAGCTCAGCGCCGAGATCGACCGGCGGCAACTCGCCCGTTGGCCGGCGGTCGGGCTCGACCCGGACAGCGACTGGTACGAGGACAGCATCGCGGTCGTCGGGCTGTCGCGCGACGAGGCATGCGCGCTCGGCCGGCAGTTCGGCCAAGTCGCGATCTTCGAGCTCGTCGACGCACCGGACGGCTTGTTGGTGGTGGCGTGCGACGGCCGCGTCGCGACTGCGCACTCCTGGGCGATCGACCCTGCGCCTGCCTGAAGGCTTGCGGAGCCGGAGGCGCGCGCAAGCGGTCGGGCAGCGGCCCGACCGGGCACCGCGTTGCAGGCGTGTCAGGGCGAGTCGGGAATCAGCGCGTACGTCGAGAAGCACATCTCGTCCTCGGTACCTTCGGCGAACACGATGTACTTCGGCGGCCGGTTCGGGTCGAGCGACCGGTCCCACGTGCACTCCATCCGCACGGTCTGGCCGGCGTCGACGTGGAGCGGCTGTGCGAGCGAGTAGTTCATCTGCCAGTCGAAGTTCCACGTCGGGATGTCGAGCAGGATCTTCTGGCTCGGCAGGCCCGGGTCGAGGGTGAGGCGGAAGCTCTTGCCCAACGTGTGCATGTGGCCCATCACGGCGATGATCGTGCCCGACTGCGGGACTTTGGTGTCGCACGACGAATGGGCCACCCCGTCGAACCCCGCCGTCAGCTCCTCGGGGGTCTTGCCGCAGATCCCCAGCAGCCCCGGCTCGGCGAACGCACCGATGGGTCCGTACAACCTGGCGTCGTCGGCCAGCGCGGCGTCGCGGTTGCACAGCGGTGCGTTGGTGCCCGGCATGCACGGGATCTCGACCGGTGCCAGTGGGTTCACGATGGTGATCGGCCGGATCCTCGAGCTCACCGGGTCGAGCTGGAGAGCCATGCCGGAACGGTCGGGGGTCGGCTTGATGTCCTCGTGGTGGTAGTGGATCTGCAGGACGAGCGCGTCGCCCGGATCGAGCCGGACGCCGCTGTCGTGGCCGTAGATCACCGGCAACTGACCCGGTACCCACCCCGCGATGAGACCGGCTTGACCGACCACCCGGTGGCCACGGCCGCGGCCCAACGCCACACCGGGGCCGCCGTAGCACGACCAGCCGGGCTTGCCGTCCTGGCCCTCGCGCGCGGCCGCCTGATCGCGACCGGCGGCCGGCAACTTGAACACCTGCGCGTGATGGATCTCGTTGATCTGGTCGCCGAGGAACTCGTAGCCGGTCAGGTACATCGACTTGGTGAGGTGCGGGTCGAGGACGAAACAGCGGTAGTCGTTGGGGATCGACGCCGAGCCTTCGTACGCTTTCGCCATGCGCACCACCACGTCGTGGCGCGGCGCCGGACCGGCCGCGCCCGGTGTGGGCTTGATGCGGGTGTCGGCGGGGACGTCGAGGTGGCCTCCGGATTCACCCCACGCCACCAAGTCGTCGACTTGTTGCTGGCTGAGCTGCAACGAGTGCGCGAGCGGCACCCCCTTGGTCGACGCCGGCCAGGGTGGCATGTAGCGAGCCTTCGCCACGACGCCGATGCCCGACGCGACCTTCGACGCGTCGCCGGCCGTGTCGAGCGTCCAGTGCTCCGCGCCGACCTTGCCCGTGTTGTGGCACGACGCGCAGCTCGCTTCGAGGATCGGCTGGATCGTCTTGTGGAACGACGGCCCCGAGCCGTGCTCGGCCGCCCCTGCGGGCGCGGCGATCTGCGTGGGGATCTGGTTGGTCGACGGGTCGAGCGCGGTCAGCCGCATGGTGAGGCGCACGGCGTCCGACGTGCTGACCAGCCCCGCCACCGAGATCGGCCCGGCGCCGAACGTCGACAGCTTGGTGTCGGTGGTGGCCGTGGTGGTGAGGCGACCGTTGGCGAAGCGACCCGTCGCGTCCCACGTGATCGGCGCCGTGGTCTTCTTCACGGTGGCGGTCCCGTGGAGTTGGAAATGGTAGGTGTGCCCCGGTTCGAGACGGGCGGGCAGCCCGCTGATGCTCGTGGTGTGGAACGTGGCGAGCGGATAGGTGGCCGACTCGAGGAAGTCCTCGCGGATGCGGGCATCGCGCAGGCTCTGGTCGGAGTGGAACTGCTCGACGTTGGCCACGATGTCGCCGACCCGGCTGGCCGCAGGGTTGGTCGGGTTCAGCGCCAAGTCGCCGGCGATGCCGTTGGTGGTACCGATCGCATGGCCGGTCGTGGCGCCGACGAGCTTCTCGGACACCTCGTAGCCCAGCTGCGACCGGGTCGGGTCGATGCGGTACACCGTCTCGCCGTTACCGGCGACCAGCCGGGGAGCTGACGGCACCGAGTACCCCACCGTCTTGTACCGGCTCGGCACGTCGAGCCACGAATGGATCTTCCACCACGCGAAGCCCGCGACGCCGCCGAGTACCACCACGACCGCGGCGAGGATCCGCCACTTCGACCGCCACGGCCGCGCGCCGCGCCGGCGGGGCACGTCGGCGGCTGGCTCGGCGTCGGTCATGTCATCTCGTCCCCCTGCGCGGCCGCCCAGCGACCGGCGTGCCCGGGGTGGGATTCGAACCCACACGCCCTTTCGGACAGCGGATTTTGAGTCCGCCGCGTCTGCCATTCCGCCACCCGGGCGAGCTCGTCGATCGTAGCCGGGCGGGTCACGCGAGCAGGACGCCCTCGTGGCGCAGCAGCCAGCGCTTGGCGTCGAGGCCGCCGCCGTAGCCGCCGAGCGCCCCGCCGGTTCGCAGCACGCGGTGGCACGGCTGCACGATCGGGATGGGGTTGGTGGCCATGGCCGTGCCGACCGCGCGGGACGCACCGGGGTGCCCGACCCGGGTGGCGAGGTCGCGGTAGCTGAGCACCACGCCGAACGGCACCAGGGTGAGCTCCCGCAAGACGTCGAGGCGAAAGCCGTGGGAGAGCTGACGGTCGAGCGGGAGATCGAAGTCGCGGCGCGCGCCGTCGAAGTACTCGTCGAGCTGGCGGCGGACGTCGTCGAGGCGGGCCGGGTCCTCCAACACCCGCGGCGACACTCTCGCAGCCAGCTCCTCGAGACCCTCCGCGCCGGTGCCGAAGTGGATC
This region of Acidimicrobiales bacterium genomic DNA includes:
- a CDS encoding YceI family protein yields the protein MTDAEPAADVPRRRGARPWRSKWRILAAVVVVLGGVAGFAWWKIHSWLDVPSRYKTVGYSVPSAPRLVAGNGETVYRIDPTRSQLGYEVSEKLVGATTGHAIGTTNGIAGDLALNPTNPAASRVGDIVANVEQFHSDQSLRDARIREDFLESATYPLATFHTTSISGLPARLEPGHTYHFQLHGTATVKKTTAPITWDATGRFANGRLTTTATTDTKLSTFGAGPISVAGLVSTSDAVRLTMRLTALDPSTNQIPTQIAAPAGAAEHGSGPSFHKTIQPILEASCASCHNTGKVGAEHWTLDTAGDASKVASGIGVVAKARYMPPWPASTKGVPLAHSLQLSQQQVDDLVAWGESGGHLDVPADTRIKPTPGAAGPAPRHDVVVRMAKAYEGSASIPNDYRCFVLDPHLTKSMYLTGYEFLGDQINEIHHAQVFKLPAAGRDQAAAREGQDGKPGWSCYGGPGVALGRGRGHRVVGQAGLIAGWVPGQLPVIYGHDSGVRLDPGDALVLQIHYHHEDIKPTPDRSGMALQLDPVSSRIRPITIVNPLAPVEIPCMPGTNAPLCNRDAALADDARLYGPIGAFAEPGLLGICGKTPEELTAGFDGVAHSSCDTKVPQSGTIIAVMGHMHTLGKSFRLTLDPGLPSQKILLDIPTWNFDWQMNYSLAQPLHVDAGQTVRMECTWDRSLDPNRPPKYIVFAEGTEDEMCFSTYALIPDSP
- a CDS encoding DUF3293 domain-containing protein produces the protein MSAPRQTWDDFERAHVRITLATGPVGFRPATRRSGEFPAELAEGPVHVITAWNPGGEKRDAARNDASQRELSAEIDRRQLARWPAVGLDPDSDWYEDSIAVVGLSRDEACALGRQFGQVAIFELVDAPDGLLVVACDGRVATAHSWAIDPAPA
- a CDS encoding methylated-DNA--[protein]-cysteine S-methyltransferase; amino-acid sequence: MTLRPNSAHSNPTDSSPDAAAPVDAADTAIVDRLRAAASATPSVPADVLSRARDAAAAAGLVDVAWTHHDTPIGPLTLAATSVGLVQIHFGTGAEGLEELAARVSPRVLEDPARLDDVRRQLDEYFDGARRDFDLPLDRQLSHGFRLDVLRELTLVPFGVVLSYRDLATRVGHPGASRAVGTAMATNPIPIVQPCHRVLRTGGALGGYGGGLDAKRWLLRHEGVLLA